Proteins found in one Patagioenas fasciata isolate bPatFas1 chromosome 13, bPatFas1.hap1, whole genome shotgun sequence genomic segment:
- the MTSS2 gene encoding protein MTSS 2 isoform X4, producing the protein METAEKECGALGGLFQAIINDMKSSYPIWEDFNSKATKLHSQLRTTVLAAVAFLDAFQKVADMATNTRGATRDIGSALTRMCMRHRSIEAKLRQFTNALMESLINPLQDRIEDWKKTANQLDKDHAKEYKRARHEIKKKSSDTLKLQKKARKGKGDLQPQLDNALQDVNDMYLLLEETEKQAVRKALIEERGRFCTFITFLQPVVNGELTMLGEITHLQGIIEDLVVLTAEPHKLPPASEQVIKDLKGSDYSWSYQTPPSSPSSSSSRKSSMCSVSSAKGGVAWPGGAQTCSPSSTYRYRSLAQPPAATTRLSSVSSHDSGFISQDTAYSKPPSPMPSDITSQKSSSSASSEASETCQSVSECSSPTSDWSKASAYDQPVVPPVQRRKDRVEHLREAEMGSSPGGYLAIGTEDAPRPRMSPATIAAKHGEEVSPAASDLAMVLTRGLSLEHQKSSRDSLQYSSGYSTQTTTPSCSEDTIPSQGSDYDCYSVNGDVECDPQSDFDKSSTIPRNSNIAQNYRRMIQTKRPASTAGLPTGTNLPAGTTPGVATIRRTPSTKPSVRRTLSNAGPIPIRPPIVPVKTPTVPDSPGYTGPTRVGSEECVFYADDASPNPLDFAKASPKRLSLPNTAWGGGAMEISVYPGATQHLSAEEEEDQQLAANRHSLVEKIGELVAGAHALGEGQFPFPTALAGSGPSEETPVPPPAASMDPPAEDMLVAIRRGVRLRRTITNDRSAPRIL; encoded by the exons ATGGAGACGGCGGAGAAGGAGTGCGGAGCCCTCGGCGGCCTCTTCCAAGCCATCATCAACGACATGAAG AGTTCCTACCCCATCTGGGAGGACTTCAATTCGAAGGCCACCAAGCTGCACTCCCAGCTCAG GACCACGGTGCTGGCTGCAGTCGCCTTCCTGGATGCCTTCCAGAAAGTGGCTGACATGGCCACCAACACCCGAG GTGCTACCAGGGACATCGGCTCCGCGCTGACCCGCATGTGCATGCGGCACCGCAGCATCGAGGCCAAGCTCCGGCAGTTCACCAA CGCCCTCATGGAGAGCCTGATCAACCCTTTGCAGGACAGgattgaggactggaagaaaactgCCAACCAGCTGGACAAAGACCATGCGAAAG AGTACAAGCGAGCCCGCCATGAGATCAAGAAAAAATCCTCTGACACCCTCAAGCTCCAGAAAAAAGCTCGCAAAG GGAAGGgggacctgcagccccagctggacAATGCGCTGCAGGACGTCAATGACATGTACCTGCTGCTGGAGGAGACAGAGAAGCAGGCGGTCCGCAAAGCCCTCATCGAGGAGCGGGGTCGCTTCTGCACCTTCATCACCTTCCTGCAGCCCGTGGTG AATGGGGAGCTCACCATGCTGGGGGAGATCACCCACCTGCAGGGCATCATTGAGGACCTGGTGGTGCTCACTGCTGAGCCCCACAAGCTGCCCCCCGCCAGCGAGCAG GTGATCAAGGACCTGAAGGGCTCTGACTACAGCTGGTCCTACCAGACGCCCCCGTCCTCGCCAAGCAGCTCCAGCTCTCGCAAGTCCAGCATGTGCAG CGTTAGCAGTGCCAAGGGTGGTGTGGCGTGGCCCGGCGGGGCTCAGACCTGCTCACCCAGTTCCACCTATCGCTACCGCAGCCTGGCGCAGCCCCCCGCCGCCACCACCCGCCTCTCCAGCGTCTCCTCCCACGACTCCGGCTTCATCTCCCAGGACACCGCTTACTCCAAACCACCGTCCCCCATGCCCTCGGACATCACCAGCCAG AAATCCTCCAGCTCAGCATCCTCAGAGGCCTCCGAAACCTGCCAGTCAGTCAGCGAGTGCAGCTCCCCCACATCG GACTGGTCCAAGGCCAGTGCCTACGACCAGCCAGTGGTCCCCCCCGTGCAGCGGCGCAAGGACCGTGTGGAGCACCTGCGGGAAGCAGAGATGGGCTCGTCCCCTGGTGGATACCTGGCCATCGGCACTGAGGACGCTCCCAGGCCCCGCATGTCACCGGCTACCATTGCTGCCAAG CATGGGGAGGAGGTGTCCCCTGCCGCCAGCGACCTGGCCATGGTCTTGACGCGGGGGCTGAGCCTGGAGCACCAGAAGAGCAGCCGGGATTCGCTGCAGTACTCCAGTGGGTACAGCACCCAGACCACCACCCCCTCCTGCTCTGAGGACACCATCCCTTCCCAAG gtTCTGACTACGACTGCTACTCGGTGAACGGCGACGTGGAATGTGACCCCCAGAGTGACTTCGACAAGTCCTCCACCATCCCGCGCAACAGCAACATCGCCCAGAACTACCGGCGGATGATCCAGACCAAGCGTCCCGCCTCCACTGCCGGGCTGCCCACTGGCACCAACCTACCGGCCGGCACCACCCCAGGGGTGGCCACCATCCGCCGCACACCCTCCACCAAGCCCTCAGTCCGCCGTACCCTCTCCAACGCCGGCCCCATCCCCATCCGACCCCCCATCGTCCCCGTGAAGACCCCCACGGTGCCCGACTCCCCTGGCTACACCGGCCCCACGCGGGTGGGCAGCGAAGAGTGCGTCTTCTATGCCGATGACGCCTCACCAAACCCCCTGGATTTTGCCAAAGCTTCGCCCAAGCGGCTGAGCCTTCCCAACACGGCCTGGGGTGGTGGTGCCATGGAGATCTCCGTCTACCCTGGCGCCACCCAGCACCTCTccgctgaggaagaggaggaccaACAGTTGGCTGCCAACCGGCACAGCTTGGTGGAGAAGATTGGCGAGCTGGTGGCTGGCGCTCACGCCCTGGGAGAAGGCCAGTTCCCCTTCCCCACCGCCCTCGCGGGGTCCGGCCCCAGTGAGgagacccctgtgccccccccagcaGCCTCCATGGACCCCCCAGCCGAAGACATGCTGGTGGCCATCCGGCGCGGGGTGCGCCTGCGCAGGACCATCACCAACGACAGGTCGGCCCCGCGGATATTGTGA
- the MTSS2 gene encoding protein MTSS 2 isoform X5 encodes METAEKECGALGGLFQAIINDMKSSYPIWEDFNSKATKLHSQLRTTVLAAVAFLDAFQKVADMATNTRGATRDIGSALTRMCMRHRSIEAKLRQFTNALMESLINPLQDRIEDWKKTANQLDKDHAKGKGDLQPQLDNALQDVNDMYLLLEETEKQAVRKALIEERGRFCTFITFLQPVVNGELTMLGEITHLQGIIEDLVVLTAEPHKLPPASEQVIKDLKGSDYSWSYQTPPSSPSSSSSRKSSMCSSVSSAKGGVAWPGGAQTCSPSSTYRYRSLAQPPAATTRLSSVSSHDSGFISQDTAYSKPPSPMPSDITSQKSSSSASSEASETCQSVSECSSPTSDWSKASAYDQPVVPPVQRRKDRVEHLREAEMGSSPGGYLAIGTEDAPRPRMSPATIAAKHGEEVSPAASDLAMVLTRGLSLEHQKSSRDSLQYSSGYSTQTTTPSCSEDTIPSQGSDYDCYSVNGDVECDPQSDFDKSSTIPRNSNIAQNYRRMIQTKRPASTAGLPTGTNLPAGTTPGVATIRRTPSTKPSVRRTLSNAGPIPIRPPIVPVKTPTVPDSPGYTGPTRVGSEECVFYADDASPNPLDFAKASPKRLSLPNTAWGGGAMEISVYPGATQHLSAEEEEDQQLAANRHSLVEKIGELVAGAHALGEGQFPFPTALAGSGPSEETPVPPPAASMDPPAEDMLVAIRRGVRLRRTITNDRSAPRIL; translated from the exons ATGGAGACGGCGGAGAAGGAGTGCGGAGCCCTCGGCGGCCTCTTCCAAGCCATCATCAACGACATGAAG AGTTCCTACCCCATCTGGGAGGACTTCAATTCGAAGGCCACCAAGCTGCACTCCCAGCTCAG GACCACGGTGCTGGCTGCAGTCGCCTTCCTGGATGCCTTCCAGAAAGTGGCTGACATGGCCACCAACACCCGAG GTGCTACCAGGGACATCGGCTCCGCGCTGACCCGCATGTGCATGCGGCACCGCAGCATCGAGGCCAAGCTCCGGCAGTTCACCAA CGCCCTCATGGAGAGCCTGATCAACCCTTTGCAGGACAGgattgaggactggaagaaaactgCCAACCAGCTGGACAAAGACCATGCGAAAG GGAAGGgggacctgcagccccagctggacAATGCGCTGCAGGACGTCAATGACATGTACCTGCTGCTGGAGGAGACAGAGAAGCAGGCGGTCCGCAAAGCCCTCATCGAGGAGCGGGGTCGCTTCTGCACCTTCATCACCTTCCTGCAGCCCGTGGTG AATGGGGAGCTCACCATGCTGGGGGAGATCACCCACCTGCAGGGCATCATTGAGGACCTGGTGGTGCTCACTGCTGAGCCCCACAAGCTGCCCCCCGCCAGCGAGCAG GTGATCAAGGACCTGAAGGGCTCTGACTACAGCTGGTCCTACCAGACGCCCCCGTCCTCGCCAAGCAGCTCCAGCTCTCGCAAGTCCAGCATGTGCAG CAGCGTTAGCAGTGCCAAGGGTGGTGTGGCGTGGCCCGGCGGGGCTCAGACCTGCTCACCCAGTTCCACCTATCGCTACCGCAGCCTGGCGCAGCCCCCCGCCGCCACCACCCGCCTCTCCAGCGTCTCCTCCCACGACTCCGGCTTCATCTCCCAGGACACCGCTTACTCCAAACCACCGTCCCCCATGCCCTCGGACATCACCAGCCAG AAATCCTCCAGCTCAGCATCCTCAGAGGCCTCCGAAACCTGCCAGTCAGTCAGCGAGTGCAGCTCCCCCACATCG GACTGGTCCAAGGCCAGTGCCTACGACCAGCCAGTGGTCCCCCCCGTGCAGCGGCGCAAGGACCGTGTGGAGCACCTGCGGGAAGCAGAGATGGGCTCGTCCCCTGGTGGATACCTGGCCATCGGCACTGAGGACGCTCCCAGGCCCCGCATGTCACCGGCTACCATTGCTGCCAAG CATGGGGAGGAGGTGTCCCCTGCCGCCAGCGACCTGGCCATGGTCTTGACGCGGGGGCTGAGCCTGGAGCACCAGAAGAGCAGCCGGGATTCGCTGCAGTACTCCAGTGGGTACAGCACCCAGACCACCACCCCCTCCTGCTCTGAGGACACCATCCCTTCCCAAG gtTCTGACTACGACTGCTACTCGGTGAACGGCGACGTGGAATGTGACCCCCAGAGTGACTTCGACAAGTCCTCCACCATCCCGCGCAACAGCAACATCGCCCAGAACTACCGGCGGATGATCCAGACCAAGCGTCCCGCCTCCACTGCCGGGCTGCCCACTGGCACCAACCTACCGGCCGGCACCACCCCAGGGGTGGCCACCATCCGCCGCACACCCTCCACCAAGCCCTCAGTCCGCCGTACCCTCTCCAACGCCGGCCCCATCCCCATCCGACCCCCCATCGTCCCCGTGAAGACCCCCACGGTGCCCGACTCCCCTGGCTACACCGGCCCCACGCGGGTGGGCAGCGAAGAGTGCGTCTTCTATGCCGATGACGCCTCACCAAACCCCCTGGATTTTGCCAAAGCTTCGCCCAAGCGGCTGAGCCTTCCCAACACGGCCTGGGGTGGTGGTGCCATGGAGATCTCCGTCTACCCTGGCGCCACCCAGCACCTCTccgctgaggaagaggaggaccaACAGTTGGCTGCCAACCGGCACAGCTTGGTGGAGAAGATTGGCGAGCTGGTGGCTGGCGCTCACGCCCTGGGAGAAGGCCAGTTCCCCTTCCCCACCGCCCTCGCGGGGTCCGGCCCCAGTGAGgagacccctgtgccccccccagcaGCCTCCATGGACCCCCCAGCCGAAGACATGCTGGTGGCCATCCGGCGCGGGGTGCGCCTGCGCAGGACCATCACCAACGACAGGTCGGCCCCGCGGATATTGTGA
- the MTSS2 gene encoding protein MTSS 2 isoform X2, which produces METAEKECGALGGLFQAIINDMKSSYPIWEDFNSKATKLHSQLRTTVLAAVAFLDAFQKVADMATNTRGATRDIGSALTRMCMRHRSIEAKLRQFTNALMESLINPLQDRIEDWKKTANQLDKDHAKEYKRARHEIKKKSSDTLKLQKKARKELLGKGDLQPQLDNALQDVNDMYLLLEETEKQAVRKALIEERGRFCTFITFLQPVVNGELTMLGEITHLQGIIEDLVVLTAEPHKLPPASEQVIKDLKGSDYSWSYQTPPSSPSSSSSRKSSMCSVSSAKGGVAWPGGAQTCSPSSTYRYRSLAQPPAATTRLSSVSSHDSGFISQDTAYSKPPSPMPSDITSQKSSSSASSEASETCQSVSECSSPTSDWSKASAYDQPVVPPVQRRKDRVEHLREAEMGSSPGGYLAIGTEDAPRPRMSPATIAAKHGEEVSPAASDLAMVLTRGLSLEHQKSSRDSLQYSSGYSTQTTTPSCSEDTIPSQGSDYDCYSVNGDVECDPQSDFDKSSTIPRNSNIAQNYRRMIQTKRPASTAGLPTGTNLPAGTTPGVATIRRTPSTKPSVRRTLSNAGPIPIRPPIVPVKTPTVPDSPGYTGPTRVGSEECVFYADDASPNPLDFAKASPKRLSLPNTAWGGGAMEISVYPGATQHLSAEEEEDQQLAANRHSLVEKIGELVAGAHALGEGQFPFPTALAGSGPSEETPVPPPAASMDPPAEDMLVAIRRGVRLRRTITNDRSAPRIL; this is translated from the exons ATGGAGACGGCGGAGAAGGAGTGCGGAGCCCTCGGCGGCCTCTTCCAAGCCATCATCAACGACATGAAG AGTTCCTACCCCATCTGGGAGGACTTCAATTCGAAGGCCACCAAGCTGCACTCCCAGCTCAG GACCACGGTGCTGGCTGCAGTCGCCTTCCTGGATGCCTTCCAGAAAGTGGCTGACATGGCCACCAACACCCGAG GTGCTACCAGGGACATCGGCTCCGCGCTGACCCGCATGTGCATGCGGCACCGCAGCATCGAGGCCAAGCTCCGGCAGTTCACCAA CGCCCTCATGGAGAGCCTGATCAACCCTTTGCAGGACAGgattgaggactggaagaaaactgCCAACCAGCTGGACAAAGACCATGCGAAAG AGTACAAGCGAGCCCGCCATGAGATCAAGAAAAAATCCTCTGACACCCTCAAGCTCCAGAAAAAAGCTCGCAAAG AGCTGCTTG GGAAGGgggacctgcagccccagctggacAATGCGCTGCAGGACGTCAATGACATGTACCTGCTGCTGGAGGAGACAGAGAAGCAGGCGGTCCGCAAAGCCCTCATCGAGGAGCGGGGTCGCTTCTGCACCTTCATCACCTTCCTGCAGCCCGTGGTG AATGGGGAGCTCACCATGCTGGGGGAGATCACCCACCTGCAGGGCATCATTGAGGACCTGGTGGTGCTCACTGCTGAGCCCCACAAGCTGCCCCCCGCCAGCGAGCAG GTGATCAAGGACCTGAAGGGCTCTGACTACAGCTGGTCCTACCAGACGCCCCCGTCCTCGCCAAGCAGCTCCAGCTCTCGCAAGTCCAGCATGTGCAG CGTTAGCAGTGCCAAGGGTGGTGTGGCGTGGCCCGGCGGGGCTCAGACCTGCTCACCCAGTTCCACCTATCGCTACCGCAGCCTGGCGCAGCCCCCCGCCGCCACCACCCGCCTCTCCAGCGTCTCCTCCCACGACTCCGGCTTCATCTCCCAGGACACCGCTTACTCCAAACCACCGTCCCCCATGCCCTCGGACATCACCAGCCAG AAATCCTCCAGCTCAGCATCCTCAGAGGCCTCCGAAACCTGCCAGTCAGTCAGCGAGTGCAGCTCCCCCACATCG GACTGGTCCAAGGCCAGTGCCTACGACCAGCCAGTGGTCCCCCCCGTGCAGCGGCGCAAGGACCGTGTGGAGCACCTGCGGGAAGCAGAGATGGGCTCGTCCCCTGGTGGATACCTGGCCATCGGCACTGAGGACGCTCCCAGGCCCCGCATGTCACCGGCTACCATTGCTGCCAAG CATGGGGAGGAGGTGTCCCCTGCCGCCAGCGACCTGGCCATGGTCTTGACGCGGGGGCTGAGCCTGGAGCACCAGAAGAGCAGCCGGGATTCGCTGCAGTACTCCAGTGGGTACAGCACCCAGACCACCACCCCCTCCTGCTCTGAGGACACCATCCCTTCCCAAG gtTCTGACTACGACTGCTACTCGGTGAACGGCGACGTGGAATGTGACCCCCAGAGTGACTTCGACAAGTCCTCCACCATCCCGCGCAACAGCAACATCGCCCAGAACTACCGGCGGATGATCCAGACCAAGCGTCCCGCCTCCACTGCCGGGCTGCCCACTGGCACCAACCTACCGGCCGGCACCACCCCAGGGGTGGCCACCATCCGCCGCACACCCTCCACCAAGCCCTCAGTCCGCCGTACCCTCTCCAACGCCGGCCCCATCCCCATCCGACCCCCCATCGTCCCCGTGAAGACCCCCACGGTGCCCGACTCCCCTGGCTACACCGGCCCCACGCGGGTGGGCAGCGAAGAGTGCGTCTTCTATGCCGATGACGCCTCACCAAACCCCCTGGATTTTGCCAAAGCTTCGCCCAAGCGGCTGAGCCTTCCCAACACGGCCTGGGGTGGTGGTGCCATGGAGATCTCCGTCTACCCTGGCGCCACCCAGCACCTCTccgctgaggaagaggaggaccaACAGTTGGCTGCCAACCGGCACAGCTTGGTGGAGAAGATTGGCGAGCTGGTGGCTGGCGCTCACGCCCTGGGAGAAGGCCAGTTCCCCTTCCCCACCGCCCTCGCGGGGTCCGGCCCCAGTGAGgagacccctgtgccccccccagcaGCCTCCATGGACCCCCCAGCCGAAGACATGCTGGTGGCCATCCGGCGCGGGGTGCGCCTGCGCAGGACCATCACCAACGACAGGTCGGCCCCGCGGATATTGTGA
- the MTSS2 gene encoding protein MTSS 2 isoform X3 produces METAEKECGALGGLFQAIINDMKSSYPIWEDFNSKATKLHSQLRTTVLAAVAFLDAFQKVADMATNTRGATRDIGSALTRMCMRHRSIEAKLRQFTNALMESLINPLQDRIEDWKKTANQLDKDHAKEYKRARHEIKKKSSDTLKLQKKARKGKGDLQPQLDNALQDVNDMYLLLEETEKQAVRKALIEERGRFCTFITFLQPVVNGELTMLGEITHLQGIIEDLVVLTAEPHKLPPASEQVIKDLKGSDYSWSYQTPPSSPSSSSSRKSSMCSSVSSAKGGVAWPGGAQTCSPSSTYRYRSLAQPPAATTRLSSVSSHDSGFISQDTAYSKPPSPMPSDITSQKSSSSASSEASETCQSVSECSSPTSDWSKASAYDQPVVPPVQRRKDRVEHLREAEMGSSPGGYLAIGTEDAPRPRMSPATIAAKHGEEVSPAASDLAMVLTRGLSLEHQKSSRDSLQYSSGYSTQTTTPSCSEDTIPSQGSDYDCYSVNGDVECDPQSDFDKSSTIPRNSNIAQNYRRMIQTKRPASTAGLPTGTNLPAGTTPGVATIRRTPSTKPSVRRTLSNAGPIPIRPPIVPVKTPTVPDSPGYTGPTRVGSEECVFYADDASPNPLDFAKASPKRLSLPNTAWGGGAMEISVYPGATQHLSAEEEEDQQLAANRHSLVEKIGELVAGAHALGEGQFPFPTALAGSGPSEETPVPPPAASMDPPAEDMLVAIRRGVRLRRTITNDRSAPRIL; encoded by the exons ATGGAGACGGCGGAGAAGGAGTGCGGAGCCCTCGGCGGCCTCTTCCAAGCCATCATCAACGACATGAAG AGTTCCTACCCCATCTGGGAGGACTTCAATTCGAAGGCCACCAAGCTGCACTCCCAGCTCAG GACCACGGTGCTGGCTGCAGTCGCCTTCCTGGATGCCTTCCAGAAAGTGGCTGACATGGCCACCAACACCCGAG GTGCTACCAGGGACATCGGCTCCGCGCTGACCCGCATGTGCATGCGGCACCGCAGCATCGAGGCCAAGCTCCGGCAGTTCACCAA CGCCCTCATGGAGAGCCTGATCAACCCTTTGCAGGACAGgattgaggactggaagaaaactgCCAACCAGCTGGACAAAGACCATGCGAAAG AGTACAAGCGAGCCCGCCATGAGATCAAGAAAAAATCCTCTGACACCCTCAAGCTCCAGAAAAAAGCTCGCAAAG GGAAGGgggacctgcagccccagctggacAATGCGCTGCAGGACGTCAATGACATGTACCTGCTGCTGGAGGAGACAGAGAAGCAGGCGGTCCGCAAAGCCCTCATCGAGGAGCGGGGTCGCTTCTGCACCTTCATCACCTTCCTGCAGCCCGTGGTG AATGGGGAGCTCACCATGCTGGGGGAGATCACCCACCTGCAGGGCATCATTGAGGACCTGGTGGTGCTCACTGCTGAGCCCCACAAGCTGCCCCCCGCCAGCGAGCAG GTGATCAAGGACCTGAAGGGCTCTGACTACAGCTGGTCCTACCAGACGCCCCCGTCCTCGCCAAGCAGCTCCAGCTCTCGCAAGTCCAGCATGTGCAG CAGCGTTAGCAGTGCCAAGGGTGGTGTGGCGTGGCCCGGCGGGGCTCAGACCTGCTCACCCAGTTCCACCTATCGCTACCGCAGCCTGGCGCAGCCCCCCGCCGCCACCACCCGCCTCTCCAGCGTCTCCTCCCACGACTCCGGCTTCATCTCCCAGGACACCGCTTACTCCAAACCACCGTCCCCCATGCCCTCGGACATCACCAGCCAG AAATCCTCCAGCTCAGCATCCTCAGAGGCCTCCGAAACCTGCCAGTCAGTCAGCGAGTGCAGCTCCCCCACATCG GACTGGTCCAAGGCCAGTGCCTACGACCAGCCAGTGGTCCCCCCCGTGCAGCGGCGCAAGGACCGTGTGGAGCACCTGCGGGAAGCAGAGATGGGCTCGTCCCCTGGTGGATACCTGGCCATCGGCACTGAGGACGCTCCCAGGCCCCGCATGTCACCGGCTACCATTGCTGCCAAG CATGGGGAGGAGGTGTCCCCTGCCGCCAGCGACCTGGCCATGGTCTTGACGCGGGGGCTGAGCCTGGAGCACCAGAAGAGCAGCCGGGATTCGCTGCAGTACTCCAGTGGGTACAGCACCCAGACCACCACCCCCTCCTGCTCTGAGGACACCATCCCTTCCCAAG gtTCTGACTACGACTGCTACTCGGTGAACGGCGACGTGGAATGTGACCCCCAGAGTGACTTCGACAAGTCCTCCACCATCCCGCGCAACAGCAACATCGCCCAGAACTACCGGCGGATGATCCAGACCAAGCGTCCCGCCTCCACTGCCGGGCTGCCCACTGGCACCAACCTACCGGCCGGCACCACCCCAGGGGTGGCCACCATCCGCCGCACACCCTCCACCAAGCCCTCAGTCCGCCGTACCCTCTCCAACGCCGGCCCCATCCCCATCCGACCCCCCATCGTCCCCGTGAAGACCCCCACGGTGCCCGACTCCCCTGGCTACACCGGCCCCACGCGGGTGGGCAGCGAAGAGTGCGTCTTCTATGCCGATGACGCCTCACCAAACCCCCTGGATTTTGCCAAAGCTTCGCCCAAGCGGCTGAGCCTTCCCAACACGGCCTGGGGTGGTGGTGCCATGGAGATCTCCGTCTACCCTGGCGCCACCCAGCACCTCTccgctgaggaagaggaggaccaACAGTTGGCTGCCAACCGGCACAGCTTGGTGGAGAAGATTGGCGAGCTGGTGGCTGGCGCTCACGCCCTGGGAGAAGGCCAGTTCCCCTTCCCCACCGCCCTCGCGGGGTCCGGCCCCAGTGAGgagacccctgtgccccccccagcaGCCTCCATGGACCCCCCAGCCGAAGACATGCTGGTGGCCATCCGGCGCGGGGTGCGCCTGCGCAGGACCATCACCAACGACAGGTCGGCCCCGCGGATATTGTGA
- the MTSS2 gene encoding protein MTSS 2 isoform X7, whose translation METAEKECGALGGLFQAIINDMKSSYPIWEDFNSKATKLHSQLRTTVLAAVAFLDAFQKVADMATNTRGATRDIGSALTRMCMRHRSIEAKLRQFTNALMESLINPLQDRIEDWKKTANQLDKDHAKEYKRARHEIKKKSSDTLKLQKKARKGKGDLQPQLDNALQDVNDMYLLLEETEKQAVRKALIEERGRFCTFITFLQPVVNGELTMLGEITHLQGIIEDLVVLTAEPHKLPPASEQVIKDLKGSDYSWSYQTPPSSPSSSSSRKSSMCSLAQPPAATTRLSSVSSHDSGFISQDTAYSKPPSPMPSDITSQKSSSSASSEASETCQSVSECSSPTSDWSKASAYDQPVVPPVQRRKDRVEHLREAEMGSSPGGYLAIGTEDAPRPRMSPATIAAKHGEEVSPAASDLAMVLTRGLSLEHQKSSRDSLQYSSGYSTQTTTPSCSEDTIPSQGSDYDCYSVNGDVECDPQSDFDKSSTIPRNSNIAQNYRRMIQTKRPASTAGLPTGTNLPAGTTPGVATIRRTPSTKPSVRRTLSNAGPIPIRPPIVPVKTPTVPDSPGYTGPTRVGSEECVFYADDASPNPLDFAKASPKRLSLPNTAWGGGAMEISVYPGATQHLSAEEEEDQQLAANRHSLVEKIGELVAGAHALGEGQFPFPTALAGSGPSEETPVPPPAASMDPPAEDMLVAIRRGVRLRRTITNDRSAPRIL comes from the exons ATGGAGACGGCGGAGAAGGAGTGCGGAGCCCTCGGCGGCCTCTTCCAAGCCATCATCAACGACATGAAG AGTTCCTACCCCATCTGGGAGGACTTCAATTCGAAGGCCACCAAGCTGCACTCCCAGCTCAG GACCACGGTGCTGGCTGCAGTCGCCTTCCTGGATGCCTTCCAGAAAGTGGCTGACATGGCCACCAACACCCGAG GTGCTACCAGGGACATCGGCTCCGCGCTGACCCGCATGTGCATGCGGCACCGCAGCATCGAGGCCAAGCTCCGGCAGTTCACCAA CGCCCTCATGGAGAGCCTGATCAACCCTTTGCAGGACAGgattgaggactggaagaaaactgCCAACCAGCTGGACAAAGACCATGCGAAAG AGTACAAGCGAGCCCGCCATGAGATCAAGAAAAAATCCTCTGACACCCTCAAGCTCCAGAAAAAAGCTCGCAAAG GGAAGGgggacctgcagccccagctggacAATGCGCTGCAGGACGTCAATGACATGTACCTGCTGCTGGAGGAGACAGAGAAGCAGGCGGTCCGCAAAGCCCTCATCGAGGAGCGGGGTCGCTTCTGCACCTTCATCACCTTCCTGCAGCCCGTGGTG AATGGGGAGCTCACCATGCTGGGGGAGATCACCCACCTGCAGGGCATCATTGAGGACCTGGTGGTGCTCACTGCTGAGCCCCACAAGCTGCCCCCCGCCAGCGAGCAG GTGATCAAGGACCTGAAGGGCTCTGACTACAGCTGGTCCTACCAGACGCCCCCGTCCTCGCCAAGCAGCTCCAGCTCTCGCAAGTCCAGCATGTGCAG CCTGGCGCAGCCCCCCGCCGCCACCACCCGCCTCTCCAGCGTCTCCTCCCACGACTCCGGCTTCATCTCCCAGGACACCGCTTACTCCAAACCACCGTCCCCCATGCCCTCGGACATCACCAGCCAG AAATCCTCCAGCTCAGCATCCTCAGAGGCCTCCGAAACCTGCCAGTCAGTCAGCGAGTGCAGCTCCCCCACATCG GACTGGTCCAAGGCCAGTGCCTACGACCAGCCAGTGGTCCCCCCCGTGCAGCGGCGCAAGGACCGTGTGGAGCACCTGCGGGAAGCAGAGATGGGCTCGTCCCCTGGTGGATACCTGGCCATCGGCACTGAGGACGCTCCCAGGCCCCGCATGTCACCGGCTACCATTGCTGCCAAG CATGGGGAGGAGGTGTCCCCTGCCGCCAGCGACCTGGCCATGGTCTTGACGCGGGGGCTGAGCCTGGAGCACCAGAAGAGCAGCCGGGATTCGCTGCAGTACTCCAGTGGGTACAGCACCCAGACCACCACCCCCTCCTGCTCTGAGGACACCATCCCTTCCCAAG gtTCTGACTACGACTGCTACTCGGTGAACGGCGACGTGGAATGTGACCCCCAGAGTGACTTCGACAAGTCCTCCACCATCCCGCGCAACAGCAACATCGCCCAGAACTACCGGCGGATGATCCAGACCAAGCGTCCCGCCTCCACTGCCGGGCTGCCCACTGGCACCAACCTACCGGCCGGCACCACCCCAGGGGTGGCCACCATCCGCCGCACACCCTCCACCAAGCCCTCAGTCCGCCGTACCCTCTCCAACGCCGGCCCCATCCCCATCCGACCCCCCATCGTCCCCGTGAAGACCCCCACGGTGCCCGACTCCCCTGGCTACACCGGCCCCACGCGGGTGGGCAGCGAAGAGTGCGTCTTCTATGCCGATGACGCCTCACCAAACCCCCTGGATTTTGCCAAAGCTTCGCCCAAGCGGCTGAGCCTTCCCAACACGGCCTGGGGTGGTGGTGCCATGGAGATCTCCGTCTACCCTGGCGCCACCCAGCACCTCTccgctgaggaagaggaggaccaACAGTTGGCTGCCAACCGGCACAGCTTGGTGGAGAAGATTGGCGAGCTGGTGGCTGGCGCTCACGCCCTGGGAGAAGGCCAGTTCCCCTTCCCCACCGCCCTCGCGGGGTCCGGCCCCAGTGAGgagacccctgtgccccccccagcaGCCTCCATGGACCCCCCAGCCGAAGACATGCTGGTGGCCATCCGGCGCGGGGTGCGCCTGCGCAGGACCATCACCAACGACAGGTCGGCCCCGCGGATATTGTGA